One segment of Anatilimnocola aggregata DNA contains the following:
- a CDS encoding SDR family NAD(P)-dependent oxidoreductase → MSANKLSGKVAVVTGASKGIGAEIARQLAAAGAAVVVNYASSKAGADKVVSDIESAGGRAVAVQGDVSKEQDIQNLFAETKKAFGRVDVLVNNAGIYEFAPLEQVTAPHFHKQFDLNVLGLLLTTQEAVKHFDSEGGSLVNISSVAAAGLPQGSVYSATKAAVNSITRALAQELGARKIRVNAVNPGMVETEGVHTTGIAESDFRKQVESQTPLGRIGQPQDIAPAVVYLASSDSAWVTGETLYISGGMR, encoded by the coding sequence ATGTCCGCCAATAAATTGAGTGGAAAAGTCGCTGTCGTCACCGGAGCTTCGAAAGGGATTGGGGCCGAAATCGCCCGTCAACTGGCGGCCGCAGGGGCTGCTGTCGTAGTGAATTACGCTTCGAGCAAGGCCGGGGCCGACAAGGTTGTCTCCGATATTGAATCGGCTGGCGGGCGGGCAGTTGCCGTACAAGGAGACGTTTCGAAGGAGCAGGATATTCAAAACTTGTTCGCCGAAACCAAGAAGGCCTTCGGTCGCGTTGATGTGCTGGTCAACAACGCAGGAATCTACGAGTTCGCTCCACTCGAACAAGTCACCGCTCCCCACTTTCACAAACAGTTCGACCTGAACGTGCTCGGTTTGCTACTGACGACCCAAGAAGCCGTTAAGCATTTCGATTCGGAGGGTGGCAGTTTAGTGAATATCAGTTCCGTCGCAGCTGCCGGTCTTCCTCAGGGCTCGGTTTACAGTGCGACCAAGGCTGCAGTGAACTCGATCACTCGCGCATTGGCTCAAGAACTCGGTGCGCGTAAGATTCGCGTCAATGCTGTGAATCCCGGCATGGTCGAAACCGAAGGGGTTCACACAACGGGGATCGCTGAAAGCGACTTCCGCAAACAGGTCGAATCGCAAACGCCCCTCGGTCGAATCGGCCAGCCACAAGACATCGCCCCGGCAGTGGTCTATCTGGCGTCGAGCGACTCGGCTTGGGTGACCGGTGAAACGCTCTACATCTCGGGCGGGATGCGTTGA
- a CDS encoding serine hydrolase domain-containing protein: MKHYILLLAAGLCFLQSATAAEPTGPATNVSLDQLFERFITEQEVAGCSVAITEQGRLVYARGFGWADVAARKPVEPTSLFRIASISKPITAVAILQLIEQRRLKLNSRVFDILEYEPLLLGDAKLDERQTKITIRHLLEHRGGWDRAKSFDGMFQSVRFADALKKPAPAKPDDIIRNMLGLPLDFEPGERYAYSNYGYCLLGRVIEKLSRQPYEEYVKEHVLAPLQIRTMRIGASHLEGRAKHEVRYYDSKESPSVIEATRGKPVPSPYGGFYLESLDSHGGWIASAVDLVRFASAFDAPQKCQILKPDSIRAMFARPEQIATDQSTSNSAETYYALGWNVRPIDGKLTTWHTGSLPGTATILIRRYDGLNIAVLFNGRTGIKTENLVRAIEGPLHQALDDVRDWPRKDYFPQFQRIPPEM; this comes from the coding sequence AACGTCTCGCTCGATCAACTGTTTGAAAGATTCATCACCGAGCAAGAGGTTGCCGGTTGCAGCGTCGCCATCACTGAACAAGGACGGCTCGTTTATGCCCGCGGCTTTGGCTGGGCTGATGTCGCCGCTCGCAAGCCCGTTGAGCCCACCAGCCTGTTTCGCATCGCCAGCATTTCCAAGCCCATCACAGCGGTCGCGATCCTGCAATTGATTGAACAGCGCCGACTGAAACTCAATAGTCGGGTCTTTGATATTCTCGAGTATGAACCGCTACTGCTGGGTGATGCCAAACTCGACGAGCGGCAGACGAAGATCACGATTCGCCACCTGCTCGAACATCGCGGGGGCTGGGACCGCGCGAAGTCATTCGACGGCATGTTTCAATCCGTGCGGTTTGCCGATGCCTTGAAGAAGCCCGCCCCGGCCAAACCCGACGACATCATTCGAAACATGCTCGGGCTGCCGCTCGATTTTGAACCGGGCGAGCGCTATGCCTATTCCAACTACGGCTACTGCCTGCTTGGCCGAGTGATCGAGAAGCTCAGTCGGCAACCGTACGAAGAGTATGTGAAGGAGCATGTACTTGCTCCGCTTCAGATTCGTACGATGCGAATCGGCGCATCTCACCTTGAGGGGCGCGCCAAGCACGAAGTTCGTTATTACGACTCTAAAGAGTCCCCCTCAGTTATTGAGGCGACGCGCGGCAAACCCGTTCCGTCGCCCTACGGCGGGTTCTATCTCGAATCGCTCGACTCCCACGGCGGTTGGATTGCCTCGGCTGTCGATCTCGTGCGATTCGCCAGCGCATTCGATGCACCGCAAAAATGCCAGATTCTGAAACCGGACTCCATTCGAGCGATGTTCGCCCGCCCCGAACAGATTGCGACGGATCAATCGACCAGCAACTCAGCTGAAACCTACTATGCTCTGGGCTGGAATGTGCGGCCTATCGATGGCAAGCTCACCACCTGGCATACCGGTTCGCTTCCTGGCACCGCAACAATCTTGATTCGCCGCTATGACGGCCTGAATATCGCGGTGCTCTTTAACGGTCGTACGGGCATCAAAACCGAAAACCTCGTGCGGGCGATCGAAGGGCCGCTGCATCAGGCCCTGGATGACGTTCGCGATTGGCCGCGTAAAGACTACTTTCCTCAATTTCAACGCATCCCGCCCGAGATGTAG
- a CDS encoding ammonia-forming cytochrome c nitrite reductase subunit c552: MSQSRRAKGKALSSAPDKQSSPSQNTPRQLNQPTVTGILAIAVSMAVAIIAWQMFRAPDPQLLGEQVSLPIEKSPIVATLNERLECYKYLPDEVARADATHSEFSNVLFQDYVRPESCGKCHAEQFRQWQQHPHARMNAAANDQTVVGSFQGDRLSLQGGVISMFTRDKERFVRLQRGDLDRTFCVSRTIGSRIFQFYVGKLVAGAPLPDQSVDQSALPDQEVVLPVGYWITRKKWVPAYDVFDFIDHDQPTSGFDLYDRFKPVRYYERCSLCHTTLPEADRLLLDTYPPAGNRSPLQVSLWPLLEQSLPRLVANGNTHPALNEQELLPLLDEMRRQISAERTVSLGISCEACHFGGREHAQANGKAPPRFVPCSPHLVEASRVANQLGRTPSNINHVCGRCHSAVRDLHPSGESHKNSAEFRDAIAGSCYSQLKCTDCHEPHTATGTKWGKTAEQDDNSCLRCHEKLSSPGARAAHTHHSAGSRGDRCMNCHMPHTTEGLEDVVRTHRISSPTDTANVLTGSANACNLCHLDKSTAWTLSRLNDWYGRTFSKDDVKGIAPDNLAGREYLSSPIATVRFSGLAAAKRQQAKWLLPEIIKELDAPKLVHRQFAHDAVEALLQRDLERDFGYRFWMTPTERREVLPAVGAAAQQGTVAPPDKTLD; the protein is encoded by the coding sequence TTGTCCCAATCTCGACGTGCTAAAGGCAAAGCACTTAGTTCTGCGCCTGACAAGCAATCGTCGCCGAGTCAAAATACACCTCGTCAGCTAAATCAGCCAACAGTCACCGGCATATTGGCAATTGCAGTCAGCATGGCCGTGGCGATCATCGCCTGGCAAATGTTTCGCGCCCCGGATCCGCAACTGCTGGGGGAGCAGGTCTCACTCCCGATTGAAAAATCGCCGATTGTGGCCACTCTGAATGAACGGCTGGAGTGCTACAAGTATCTTCCAGACGAAGTCGCCCGTGCCGATGCGACTCATAGCGAATTCAGCAATGTGCTGTTTCAGGACTATGTACGCCCGGAAAGTTGCGGGAAGTGTCATGCTGAGCAGTTCCGTCAATGGCAGCAACATCCGCATGCGCGAATGAACGCCGCGGCGAACGACCAGACGGTAGTTGGCAGCTTCCAGGGCGATCGATTGTCATTGCAAGGCGGAGTGATCTCGATGTTCACTCGCGACAAGGAACGCTTTGTACGCTTACAACGCGGCGACCTCGACCGCACATTCTGCGTTTCTCGCACAATTGGTTCCCGCATCTTTCAATTTTACGTGGGGAAGCTCGTCGCTGGCGCGCCGCTACCCGACCAGTCGGTGGATCAAAGTGCGTTGCCTGATCAAGAAGTTGTCCTGCCGGTCGGCTATTGGATTACCAGAAAGAAGTGGGTGCCGGCCTACGATGTGTTCGACTTCATCGATCACGACCAACCGACCAGCGGATTCGATTTGTACGACCGCTTCAAGCCGGTGCGTTATTACGAGCGTTGTAGCCTCTGCCACACTACTCTGCCCGAGGCCGATCGCCTGCTGCTTGATACTTATCCACCAGCCGGCAATCGGTCGCCATTGCAAGTGAGTCTCTGGCCGCTATTGGAACAGTCGCTGCCTCGATTGGTTGCCAATGGGAACACTCATCCCGCGCTAAACGAGCAGGAGCTATTGCCGCTGCTCGATGAAATGCGCAGACAGATATCAGCGGAACGCACCGTCTCACTGGGGATTAGTTGCGAGGCATGCCATTTCGGCGGCCGCGAACATGCGCAGGCGAATGGGAAGGCACCCCCGCGTTTCGTTCCATGTTCGCCGCATCTCGTCGAAGCTTCGCGCGTTGCGAATCAACTTGGTCGCACGCCCAGTAACATTAACCATGTTTGTGGGCGTTGCCACTCGGCCGTTCGAGATCTGCATCCCAGCGGTGAATCGCATAAGAATTCGGCGGAGTTTCGAGACGCGATCGCCGGTTCTTGCTATTCGCAGCTTAAGTGCACCGACTGTCATGAACCCCACACGGCGACTGGTACTAAATGGGGTAAGACAGCAGAACAAGACGACAACAGCTGCCTCCGCTGCCACGAAAAACTCTCGTCGCCAGGCGCGCGCGCGGCTCATACTCATCATTCGGCCGGCAGTAGGGGAGACCGGTGCATGAACTGCCATATGCCACACACGACTGAGGGGCTGGAAGATGTTGTGCGAACGCATCGCATTTCATCTCCAACCGATACTGCCAATGTCCTGACTGGCAGCGCAAATGCGTGCAATCTTTGCCACTTAGACAAGAGCACCGCCTGGACTTTGTCGCGGCTAAACGACTGGTACGGCCGCACTTTTTCAAAGGACGATGTCAAAGGGATTGCTCCCGACAATCTTGCCGGGCGCGAATACTTAAGCAGTCCGATTGCAACTGTGCGATTCTCCGGTCTCGCTGCCGCCAAGCGCCAACAGGCCAAGTGGCTCTTACCGGAGATCATCAAGGAACTCGACGCACCCAAGCTGGTTCATCGGCAATTTGCGCATGATGCCGTTGAGGCTCTCCTGCAGCGCGACCTCGAACGTGACTTCGGCTACCGATTTTGGATGACGCCAACCGAACGCCGCGAGGTCCTGCCGGCCGTTGGTGCTGCGGCACAACAAGGCACCGTCGCTCCGCCGGACAAGACTCTGGACTAG